AAAGATCCTTACAGTTTATTTATGTAGATTTAGTGTTTGGGCATCCttgatttttcctctttttcatttctCTATCTTTTGGTGTTAGAATGGGAGAGCAAGCCTCGGGGACTCTATATATAAGAGTATCACGGTTGAATACTTTGATCCAGAGCAATTCCTCACCACCATGGACCTTTCGACGGAGCACAAAATCCTAGACCTCAAGAATAGAATTGAAGCATCTATTGTAATTTggaagaggaagatggtccaCAAAGATGGCAAATCTTCATGGGGTTCAGCAGTGAGTTTGGAAAAGAGGGAACTCTTTGAAGAGAGAGCAGAAAGCATCCTAGTCCTTCTAAAACAGAGGTTCCCTGGCATTCCACAATCAGCACTTGACATAAGTAAAATTCAATACAATAGGGTATGAACATGAACACTATAatattcttcttgtttttgttttcataaactTTCTACTAATGGATGCAAGCTCAAAGAAACTAAATTCTTGATTCTGAAATGCCGCAGGATGTGGGACAATCTGTTCTAGAGAGCTATTCAAGGATACTTGAAAGCTTGGCCTTCACAGTCATGTCACGAATTGAAGATGTTCTCTATGCTGATTCCCTTGCTAGGGATCCATCGTTGGCTGAGTCAGACAGAAAACTATCAGTAAATTCCTTGGCCATAGGGCGGGTAAAGTTCCCAGATGCTGAAGAAGAGATACAGAAGTTGAATTCCATCGATACACCTACTTCAATGACATTATCAGACTTTATGGGTTGGCATTTGGATCAAGGAGAAACAGagctaaagaaggattcatcgGAGAATGTAGAGGACTACtggaaagatgaagaaaagcCCATGAGCAAACCTGCCAACATTGTTACCAACAAGAAAGTTTCCTACATAGAGAAGCTAGAGATCTTGGGTGGCTTGAGAAGTCCAACATCTCGTCATTAAAACAGTAACTATAGAGAGAtttgagagaaaagaaagggaggaaCATAGTGAAAGTGAGTGAGGGGAGCTTGAATTCCCAATGTAAATACTCAGACCCATAAAGGAGTCTTTTGGTCTCTAATTTGTTTTGTTACCATTTCATTCCTTTTTTGGATGATGCATTTGGGTAATGCTCCCTTCTGTATCCTGTGGATGTAATTTGTTTGTAGAGTTGTAGCTACTGATCACTTTTTATTCTGAccatttcaaaagaaaaaatccattCCTTTTACTTATCTTGTCCTAGACATTCACTGAAGTAGCATTTTTCTCAGTCCTTGCTATTTGAGATTGTTACTAAATTAATGATACTGATTGCGCAACTGGATCCATCGAATACGAGGCCAGTTGCACTCGTTCTTCTCAGATCATCTCATCTTCAGACACTCTGAACATCCACTTAACCTTTGCCTTAATTTCTTTTGAACGAGGATGTTTCTCCATGCTTAGAACACTCCATTAACATTAGCTGGAACCAAGAGCATCATGAAAGTGACTATTCTTGCAGTGTAATGAAAAGAACCTACAAATGTTGTGGAGGTCTAGATTGTACAAGTCCCTTGGAATGAATTGGCATGGTTTAAAAACCATATTCCTCGTCATAGCTTCATTGTTTGGAGAGTGATGATCTAAGTCTCTCCCGACGCAGGATTTTCTCAACCATAAGTAGATCCGGTCCATTCCTTCATGCTATTTTTGCTGGAATGCTGTAGAAGATATATCCACAATCTTTTCTTCTCGTGCCCATTCTCCTGTAGAGTTTGGGAAAGAATCCTCCACAATTGTTGGGTAGCCAGGTGGAGGCTCGTTGATCTTGATGGAGAGTGGAAGTGAGTCAAATGGATCtttaaagggaagtgaagcTTCAGTAATGTAGGCAAACATGCGTCTAGTGCtaccatcaaccatatttggagagAAGAATATGAGATGTTTGACCTCGAAGTCTAGGACCTTTCTCTTGTACagttttgcattttcttttgcttccccTTCTCTAGGGAGACCCCTCTGTATCTCTGGTGCTTCATTGAATATATTTCTTtattcaacccaaaaaaaaaaatgggccgGGCATTGTGTTGAGAGAGACTGATTCTGTAAGCAAAAAGGCCATTGTTTGATATtgtatttgaggtaattgaagaCAAATAGATACGCTGGCCATTGTGTTTTATATTACCAGGTGACTCGAACAACTCAGGAAGCAGAGTCAACAAATATCAGAAGCAAAGAATGAAGACATACAAAGGAAAGAGTAAGGGAGGGGTGGACCTTTTCCTGAAAAATTAGATCTTGCCAAATGGCCCAGGCTTTGGGGGTAGTTGTGGGCCCTTCTTGATGGGAAGAATGTCCCCAGAAGCTGTGGAGCTGTGAGGTAAGCAAGGGTGCATGAAACCAACTCCTAGTATCAAGAACTTGAGTAACAAGCCTCTCTATTGGTGAAAGGAGATGCAAATGCCTCAAAAACACATACATGGTTGGTTACATTGAATTCTGTGTCCAAGTGTAGCGTATGGTAGTGTTTCCTTGGTCAATCTCTCCCTCCCCCAATTAAGGACAGAGATACCATTTCATAAAaaggatgagagagatagaccCTACTCATGGGAAAGTATTAATGTATATTACCCTCCCAAACAGAGAACATCATcccataaatattttatattcattcttctcctttttagtctttttttttttttggttgaattcCTTCTAGTCATTTTACTTTGAAACAATTTATTagcaaaaaaatttacattgaAACAATACATCTGGCACAATGTGTTTGTACAGGGAGTGTGAGTGGCATTCAACATTTCTTTTGTGATCAATGAACATGGTGACCCACTTGTGAGTTGCTCAGATAGTTAAGGTGAActgaggattgtgtggattaggtgcacgatctcaggttcgattcttcATCTGTCCATTtacaatttaagtggagatcatggtggTGGGTTGTTGTgttagtctccccgaggattaatTGAGGTGCACATAAGTTGGTTCgtacaccttggttaacaaaaaaaaaaaacatgataaaACTTATGGAGAGAATGCCACCTGGTTGCATGGCCTGCTTAGCTCTCGAGAGAATGCCCCTTCGTTGCAACCTTGCCTAGCACGAGAGCGTACATCAAGCGGTAAGGTGATCATTTAGCCACCTCCGAGTTAAACCGGATAACATTATTTTCTCCTAAAAACTGCAATAAATTGACTGTGTTATGAGGCTTACATAGTCACATAATCATCAGCACTtccaagtaggggtgtcaatcggtcaggctaggccggtctcggtcgggcttaattgggcttgaccactttgaagccttgcaccgtgaacaaccatttaagtaaataggcctagctttggggggcatggtacggtttataatcgggccgGTCGGTGTCAGGCTTTAATTGGGCTTCCTTAAATGGATCTTGACCGGGCAGgctacggacctatttaagtctgaacgggctttaaacgtgtctaccttaaaattcttttcttaagttggttgaatGCCCAGAAATATGTGAAGCAAacttttaataaaaaagataaatgatatgagattatgattgTTCTTACAAATAAAAAGATGAGATTATGACTTTTACAAcatacaaaataaagcttaattaaatcaaatcatattacaaatcaaaaggtaagaaaacttaatatgttttttactagtagtggcaaaataggaattttatatagtattaaagggggccgggttgggttgggctacaACGAGTCGGTGTAGGTCGGGTCATAAACGTCTCGGGTTCGGTTGAGCCTACCGGTGCAGGCAtaaaattgacaccccttcTTCCAAATATTGTTCCAGGAGTGTAGTTATCATATCGGTGAATCGGctgatttgaattgaaatcaCTCAAAATCGATCCAACATGGCCAATTCACACCAGAAATCCCGAAAATCGACAGGTATTCAGATCAAATGGCCTATTCTAGGGTTCTTTGGGCCGATTTTGGCCGATACACGCCAGAATCCCTAGAATCGTCAAGTTTTCAGATCAAATagccgattctagggtttttagtcCCGAATCGGCCCGGATTCCTGGTTATAAAACAGGAGTTCTGAACTCTGCTAGTCTCATTCCTTGCTTGGCTCCTTCTTATCCACAAAGATAAGAGGGATAAGGAGGAATAAGAGGGGTATTCCACTATTCCTCCCCTTTCCAGTTTGCACCACCTCGCTTCCCCACAATGTTGTTATCTTCTCCGTCGTCATTTCTGATACTCCCTAAGTTGAAGTCTCTCAGCATTAGCTCTCCATTCCTTCATGGATCCTCACCAATTCATCACCTCAATAAACCCTCCTCATCTCTCTCAACTTCAAACCTAtctcccccttcttttcttcctcaaattCGTGCTATGAAAACGTTGCAGGGGAGGGTCGTTTGCGCCACCAACAACAAGACTGTTGCGGTTGAGGTAGTGCGTCTCGCCCCACACCCAAAATACAAGAGAAgggtgaggaagaagaagaagttccAGGCTCACGACCCTGAGAACAAATTCAAGGTTGGGGACTTAGTACAACTCGAGAAAAGTAAACCCATCAGCAAGACCAAAGCTTTTATTGCTATTCCCGTCGTTGAAAGGAGAAGGCCCAAACCCTCTGAAGCCGTGCCGCAAGAGCTTGGTATCCCATTGGAGTCCCAGCAGACTTAGATGGGTAAGATTGCGCTTTTGATTCTTGTATCTCAACATCTCAACTGTATTGAACCGTTTCTATCAACGCCTGCTTCAATTTGATTCGGTTAAGACTGTGAAACTTCCGAATTCTTGTGTTTTTGTGAATTAATCAATCGAGATGATGGAATTT
This genomic stretch from Macadamia integrifolia cultivar HAES 741 chromosome 2, SCU_Mint_v3, whole genome shotgun sequence harbors:
- the LOC122061628 gene encoding 30S ribosomal protein S17, chloroplastic, whose translation is MLLSSPSSFLILPKLKSLSISSPFLHGSSPIHHLNKPSSSLSTSNLSPPSFLPQIRAMKTLQGRVVCATNNKTVAVEVVRLAPHPKYKRRVRKKKKFQAHDPENKFKVGDLVQLEKSKPISKTKAFIAIPVVERRRPKPSEAVPQELGIPLESQQT